Within the Polaribacter pectinis genome, the region AGGAAGCAGGAACATTAAATCCAATTGTTGGCATGATTGCCATGCAACAAGTAAATGAAGTTTTAAAATTAGTTACAGGCATTGGAAAACCGTTAATAAATCAACTTCGTATATATAATACGTTGCAAAACACAGAGTTAAAAATGAAGTTAAAACCTACTTTTTTGAAAGATAAAATTGTGAAACTATTTAAAGTCCAGACCTATGTAGATGCTGCTTGTAGTGGACAAAACTCTGATTGGCAAATTTCCCCAGAAGAATTAAAAAAACGTTTGTCATTTCGAGCAGAGGCTAATAATCTGGAAATTATTGCAGTTTTAAACAACTTAAAACTTCCTTTTGAGGTGCAACAAACAATTCATATAAATAGTTTTGATGCAGATAAAATTACGGTTGATAAAAGTAAAACTTATGTAATGGTTTGTCAGCGCGGTTTTAATAGCTACAGAGCAACTGTAAAATTGAAAAATAAATATCCAGATTTAGAAGTGTTGAATTTAACTGGAGGAATTTCGAGTTACAAATAAAATAAATGAAAAATCCAATAGAATTTTATACAAAGCATAAAGCTGAATTAGAAGAAAAGGCGAAAGAGTTAAAAAGTAAATCAGCTAATTTAAGTGTATTTAGATTTGCTGTTTTTTTAGCAACTTGTTTTTTAATTTACTTGACTTTTGGAAAATATCCTGATATTTTTATTGTTGCTTTTTTAGGACTTTTACTGTTTGGTTTTTTGGTTACAAAACATGTAAATCTTAAAAGAAAAAGAAATATTCTTGCTGAAAAAATTAAAATAAATGCAGTTGAAATTCAGGTTTTAAATAGAGATTTTCATCATTTAGAAACTGGTGAGGAATTTATAAATCCTGCACATTATTATAGTAATGATATCGATTTATTTGGATTGGGGTCTTTCTATCAATATATAAATAGAACAAAAACAAAAGACGGAAAAGTAGTTTTAGCAAACTGCTTAACAGAAAATAAAACAGATACTATTTTAGAAAAACAAGATGCTTTAAGAGAACTTTCTGGTAAAGTAAAATGGCGTCAGCATTTCTCTGCTTTGGCAAGTTTGGTGTCTGTAAATAGTACTACAAACGCAATTGTTGGTTGGATTTCTAATTACAATTCTGTGTTTCCAAAATTTTTAAAAACGCTTCAAATTGTTTTTACAATCGTTTCTTTAAGCTTAATTGGTTTGATTTCTTTCGGACAAATTTCTTTCACTTATATTGTTATTTGGTTTTTTGTCGGACTTTTTATTACGGGTAGATTTGTAATGAAAATAAACCACTTATACACAGAAGCAAGTAAAGCAAGAGATACATTTAAGCAATATCATTATTTATTAAATGAAATTGAAAATGAGGGATTTACTTCAAAAATATTAAAGGAGAAACAGCAAATTATCAATTCAGAAAGTAAAAAAGCTTCTGTTATTTTTAAAGAATTCGCGAGAATTTTAGACACTTTCGATCAAAGAAATAATATTGTTATCGCAATTTTTGGAAATGGATTGTTTCTGTCTGAAATTTACAATGTCTGTAAAGTAGAAAAATGGATTTCAGCTTACAAACATACTGTAGAAAATTGGTTTGATGTTGTTGCTTATTTTGATGCTCAAAATTCGTTGGCGAACTTTAAATTCAATCATCCAAAGTTTATTTTTCCCGAAATTACTTCAGAAAAAAATGTAATTAAATCTTCTAATTTAGGACATCCTTTATTGAATTCAGAAAAAAGAGTTGATAATGACTTCAACATCAATAAAGAAGAGTTTTTT harbors:
- a CDS encoding MutS-related protein; amino-acid sequence: MKNPIEFYTKHKAELEEKAKELKSKSANLSVFRFAVFLATCFLIYLTFGKYPDIFIVAFLGLLLFGFLVTKHVNLKRKRNILAEKIKINAVEIQVLNRDFHHLETGEEFINPAHYYSNDIDLFGLGSFYQYINRTKTKDGKVVLANCLTENKTDTILEKQDALRELSGKVKWRQHFSALASLVSVNSTTNAIVGWISNYNSVFPKFLKTLQIVFTIVSLSLIGLISFGQISFTYIVIWFFVGLFITGRFVMKINHLYTEASKARDTFKQYHYLLNEIENEGFTSKILKEKQQIINSESKKASVIFKEFARILDTFDQRNNIVIAIFGNGLFLSEIYNVCKVEKWISAYKHTVENWFDVVAYFDAQNSLANFKFNHPKFIFPEITSEKNVIKSSNLGHPLLNSEKRVDNDFNINKEEFFIVTGANMAGKSTFLRTVSLSIVMANCGLPVCAESFKYSPIKLITSMRTTDSLTEDESYFYSELKRLKFIVDEIEDKDYFIILDEILKGTNSKDKAIGSKKFVEKLSKSKSTGIIATHDVSLCELENEFEDIKNYYFDAEIINNELHFDYTLKNGVCKNMNASFLLQKMEII